The Humulus lupulus chromosome 3, drHumLupu1.1, whole genome shotgun sequence genome window below encodes:
- the LOC133822939 gene encoding protein KTI12 homolog, producing the protein MALVVICGQPCSGKSTAALSLSEAIKQSESDSNLTVKIISETSFHLDRNQSYANMPSEKNLRGVLRSEVDRSLTKDNIVIVDSLNSIKGYRYELWCLARAAGIRYCVLFCDVEKTHCRKWNEERREKGRPSYDDKIFDDLSSRFETPDRRNRWDSPLFELCPHKDGIDKSSTAIIEAVLYLTKKVDSKTRDVKVLQPTIATQTGKFSEANSLYELDRATQEVTNALVEAQSQALGGPLNGVSLGQGLPTVNISRSVGLPELRRLRRTFIKLTGQTSLSGPPPPSDADSAKRMFVDYLNRELGSN; encoded by the coding sequence ATGGCTTTGGTTGTAATTTGTGGGCAACCCTGCAGTGGAAAATCCACTGCTGCTCTTTCTCTCTCCGAGGCTATCAAACAATCAGAATCAGATTCCAATCTTACGGTAAAGATAATCTCCGAGACTTCCTTTCATCTCGATCGAAATCAAAGCTATGCAAATATGCCTAGTGAGAAGAATTTGAGGGGAGTTCTTAGGTCTGAAGTAGACAGGTCTTTGACCAAAGACAATATTGTTATAGTTGATTCATTGAATAGTATTAAGGGTTATAGGTATGAGCTTTGGTGCTTGGCCAGAGCGGCTGGGATTAGATATTGTGTTCTGTTCTGTGATGTTGAAAAAACCCATTGTAGAAAATGGAATGAAGAACGCAGGGAAAAGGGTCGACCTTCTTATGATGATAAGATATTTGATGATTTGTCTTCTAGGTTCGAAACACCTGATAGAAGGAACCGTTGGGACTCTCCGTTGTTTGAGCTTTGTCCTCACAAAGATGGGATTGACAAGTCTTCAACTGCCATAATTGAGGCTGTTTTGTACTTGACCAAGAAGGTTGATTCCAAAACAAGGGATGTTAAGGTTCTGCAGCCCACGATTGCTACTCAGACTGGGAAGTTTTCGGAGGCCAATTCTCTCTATGAGTTGGATAGAGCAACGCAGGAGGTGACCAATGCTTTGGTGGAGGCTCAGTCTCAGGCTCTTGGAGGGCCTTTAAATGGGGTTTCTCTTGGTCAAGGTTTGCCAACTGTCAACATATCAAGGTCTGTTGGTTTGCCCGAGCTTCGCAGGCTCCGGCGAACTTTTATCAAGTTGACGGGGCAAACGAGTTTAAGCGGGCCGCCGCCACCTTCTGACGCCGACAGTGCCAAAAGAATGTTTGTGGATTACTTGAACAGGGAATTAGGAAGCAATTGA